From a region of the Lactuca sativa cultivar Salinas chromosome 4, Lsat_Salinas_v11, whole genome shotgun sequence genome:
- the LOC111891626 gene encoding chloroplast sensor kinase, chloroplastic translates to MILSSFAPQFHHQHKDLRRQVAYRPATSTTAVHCSIHNSASALRHVSSSNHNNGNTNTCEDDVVTVSSAIAVAAAIRKASTSPVEFVQRIEHDGKNKGLVLPSSDFQTLCVEQLDLFRRIVDPEALLSVYVRPAGSYVMDRLELRRVTVYPGRNVADVVIVIGNFSITTGLRAAEASLLKQQAEFIPKSRALVFPMVKHPFVVGFLVAELPKLELQKEEDDVKVKQGSSPEESYPYAIPKSWELQSFVDKTLEMHNFSTEQRLNAINISRSVAMAYVMDQKAMLLQQSSWQNNVRMNNLVEQIRGPLSSIRTLSKMLSANMKKNEVSYDIVEDMMVLGDHMRETLQQLQDAVHMTKTNIVRYNEENLMKIDESTRDSVRTQLSNFFSHDHGGPFSLSSKSGDLEMPMPPLTLSPLLHQNIKPCNASDVLADLADALEPLAHKQQRVIQICELPQTLEVAVEEPALRQALSNLIEGALLRTNVGGMVEIASTKAPAGGALIVIDDDGPDMHYMTQMHSLTPFGADLLSEGMVEDNMTWNFVAGLTVAREILENYGCVLRVISPRCMEAALGAGGTRVEIWLPVFSSSSPDGPAQAA, encoded by the exons ATGATCCTCTCCTCATTTGCTCCTCAATTTCATCATCAGCATAAAGATCTTCGTCGTCAGGTTGCTTACAGACCAGCCACCTCTACGACTGCCGTCCACTGTAGCATTCATAACAGCGCTTCGGCTCTCCGTCACGTGAGCAGTAGTAATCATAATAACGGTAACACTAACACATGTGAAGATGATGTAGTCACGGTATCCTCCGCTATAGCTGTAGCTGCGGCTATTCGTAAGGCGTCAACATCTCCGGTGGAATTCGTGCAGAGGATTGAGCACGACGGGAAGAACAAAGGACTAGTGCTTCCTAGCTCCGACTTCCAAACGCTTTGTGTGGAACAGTTGGATCTCTTTCGTCGTATCGTGGATCCCGAAGCTCTTCTATCG GTCTATGTGAGACCAGCGGGTAGTTATGTTATGGACAGACTAGAGTTGCGTAGAGTTACTGTGTATCCTGGAAGGAATGTGGCCGATGTTGTAATTGTAATTGGGAACTTTAGCATCACAACTGGATTAAGGGCAGCAGAAGCTTCTCTTCTGAAACAGCAG GCAGAATTCATTCCCAAATCCAGAGCTTTGGTTTTCCCTATGGTGAAGCATCCATTCGTTGTGGGGTTTTTGGTGGCTGAACTTCCAAAACTGGAATTGCAAAAGGAAGAAGATGATGTAAAAGTAAAACAAGGCTCATCCCCTGAGGAATCTTATCCATATGCAATTCCTAAATCATGGGAACTCCAAAGTTTTGTAGATAAAACATTGGAAATGCACAACTTTTCTACTGAACAGAGATTAAATGCAATAAACATCTCCCGTTCTGTTGCTATGGCGTATGTTATGGACCAG AAAGCAATGTTGCTTCAACAATCTTCATGGCAAAACAATGTCAGAATGAATAATTTGGTTGAGCAA ATCCGTGGTCCACTTTCTAGCATTCGGACTCTAAGCAAAATGTTATCAGCCAATATGAAGAAAAATGAG GTTTCATATGATATTGTTGAAGACATGATGGTGCTAGGTGATCATATGAGAGAGACACTTCAACAACTCCAAGATGCTGTTCATATGacaaag ACTAATATAGTTCGCTACAACGAAGAAAACCTAATGAAAATAGACGAGTCAACTCGTGACTCAGTGAGGACTCAGTTATCCAATTTCTTCTCACACGATCATGGTGGACCATTCTCTCTCTCTTCTAAATCTGGAGATTTAGAAATGCCAATGCCACCTTTGACTCTTTCACCTTTATTACACCAAAACATCAA ACCATGCAATGCTTCTGATGTACTCGCTGACCTGGCGGATGCACTCGAACCCTTGGCTCATAAGCAACAACGTGTCATACAAatctgtgaacttcctcaaactTTGGAGGTTGCTGTTGAAGAACCCGCTCTTCGCCAGGCTTTAAGCAATTTAATCGAGGGTGCTTTATTGCGTACAAACGTTGGAGGAATGGTTGAGATCGCATCCACCAAAGCGCCAGCTGGCGGTGCCCTTATTGTAATTGACGATGATGGACCTGATATGCACTACATG ACACAGATGCATTCGTTGACACCGTTTGGGGCGGATCTTTTATCGGAAGGTATGGTGGAAGACAACATGACATGGAACTTTGTGGCGGGGTTGACAGTGGCACGAGAGATATTGGAAAATTACGGTTGTGTCCTTAGAGTGATCTCGCCTCGGTGCATGGAGGCGGCACTTGGAGCTGGTGGGACCCGCGTGGAAATATGGCTTCCGGTTTTCTCCTCTTCTTCGCCTGATGGGCCTGCTCAGGCTGCATAA